One region of Candidatus Woesearchaeota archaeon genomic DNA includes:
- the trxA gene encoding thioredoxin, protein MVTEVNASNFEKEVANEKMPVLMDFWAPWCGPCQMMGPVFAELSKEFTNKIKFVKINADENRELGAKYGVRGIPCFILVNDSEEVERFVGSQSMEDMRRKLDIALTKINM, encoded by the coding sequence ATGGTTACAGAAGTGAATGCGAGCAATTTTGAGAAGGAGGTCGCCAACGAGAAAATGCCGGTCCTGATGGATTTCTGGGCGCCATGGTGCGGGCCATGCCAGATGATGGGGCCTGTATTCGCAGAGCTGTCAAAGGAATTCACAAACAAGATAAAATTCGTCAAGATAAATGCCGACGAGAACAGAGAGCTCGGCGCGAAATACGGCGTCAGGGGGATACCCTGCTTCATACTGGTGAATGACAGCGAAGAGGTCGAAAGATTTGTCGGATCGCAGAGCATGGAAGACATGAGAAGGAAACTCGATATCGCGCTCACGAAGATAAATATGTGA
- a CDS encoding NYN domain-containing protein has translation MNRPTNKSIDRQVNKSQKDARKRIDQRVGVFVDIQNMYYSAKNLYGKKVNFEQVIRIAEAERSLIRAIAYVIKTDIKEEEHFRTALRNIGFEVKAKDLQIFPGGAKKGDWDVGIAIDMIELAPKLDVAVLVSGDGDFIPLVEHLKKAMGCRVEVIAFGSSTSGKLKEVADDFIDLEPFKNKVLRK, from the coding sequence ATGAACAGACCAACCAATAAATCAATCGACAGACAGGTCAATAAATCGCAGAAAGATGCACGAAAAAGGATCGACCAGAGGGTCGGCGTCTTTGTCGACATCCAGAACATGTACTATTCTGCAAAGAATCTTTATGGCAAGAAAGTCAATTTCGAACAGGTCATCAGGATAGCAGAAGCAGAAAGGTCACTGATAAGGGCAATAGCTTATGTGATCAAGACAGATATCAAGGAAGAGGAGCACTTCCGCACAGCCCTCAGGAACATCGGCTTCGAGGTCAAGGCAAAGGACCTCCAGATATTCCCGGGAGGCGCTAAGAAAGGGGACTGGGATGTCGGCATCGCGATCGACATGATAGAGCTTGCCCCCAAGCTTGATGTCGCTGTCCTCGTGAGCGGTGACGGCGATTTCATACCTCTTGTGGAGCATCTTAAGAAGGCGATGGGCTGCAGGGTTGAAGTGATCGCATTCGGGAGCTCGACAAGCGGAAAGCTCAAAGAGGTCGCTGACGATTTCATCGATCTGGAGCCGTTCAAGAACAAAGTGCTGAGAAAATGA